One window of the Amycolatopsis mediterranei genome contains the following:
- a CDS encoding VOC family protein produces the protein MAIGPSSTPSPVPAGIPCWIELACREQAVAERFYGALFGWEYTTQRDPATSDGRYAIAALNTVPVGGLYRASQGAPLGWMPHISVPHTASAAEWVEHLGGRITLGPVAIPDRGTIMHAIDACGAPVVFWEVPPNWEFVTGIPNTFSGADLNTHDGVAADHFYTKLFTYGSHQIGDGEVLDYVEWLIEHEPVLYRYVMGSEYSLDTPPHWLVYFDIDPARGVDAVAGEALMHGGTVVIQPYDTPFGRMSILADPEGAVFAVIDHSRVTEGWGRAEVDDPYDD, from the coding sequence ATGGCAATCGGCCCGTCCAGTACCCCGTCCCCGGTCCCGGCCGGAATTCCGTGCTGGATCGAGCTGGCCTGCCGTGAGCAGGCCGTGGCGGAAAGATTCTACGGCGCCCTCTTCGGCTGGGAGTACACCACTCAGCGGGATCCGGCGACGTCCGACGGCCGGTACGCCATCGCGGCGCTCAACACCGTCCCGGTCGGCGGGCTCTACCGCGCGTCCCAGGGCGCGCCGCTGGGGTGGATGCCGCACATCTCCGTGCCCCACACCGCGAGCGCGGCCGAGTGGGTGGAGCACCTCGGCGGGCGGATCACGCTCGGGCCGGTGGCGATCCCGGACCGCGGCACGATCATGCACGCCATCGACGCGTGCGGCGCGCCGGTCGTGTTCTGGGAGGTCCCGCCGAACTGGGAGTTCGTCACCGGGATCCCGAACACCTTCAGCGGCGCGGACCTCAACACCCACGACGGCGTCGCGGCGGATCACTTCTACACCAAGCTGTTCACCTACGGCAGCCATCAGATCGGCGACGGCGAGGTGCTCGACTACGTCGAATGGCTCATCGAGCACGAGCCGGTGCTCTACCGGTACGTGATGGGTTCGGAGTACAGCCTCGACACCCCGCCGCACTGGCTCGTGTACTTCGACATCGACCCGGCCCGCGGCGTCGACGCGGTCGCGGGCGAGGCGCTCATGCACGGCGGCACGGTGGTGATCCAGCCCTACGACACCCCGTTCGGCCGGATGTCGATCCTCGCCGACCCCGAGGGCGCGGTCTTCGCGGTGATCGACCACTCCCGCGTCACCGAAGGCTGGGGCCGCGCGGAGGTCGACGACCCCTACGACGACTAG
- the tsf gene encoding translation elongation factor Ts, with protein MANYTAADVKRLREMTGAGMMDCKKALEENGGDFDKAVEFLRIKGAKDVGKRAERATAEGLVTGEGGVLIELDSETDFVAKNADFQALAAKIVEVAKTVKTSDVEALKGAELDGKTVNEVVQELSARIGEKLELRRVVAFEGQTATYLHRRGSDLPPAVGVLVEFTGDDAEAARGAAMQVAALRAKYLTRDEVPAEIVENERRIAEQTAREEGKPEQAMPKIIEGKVNAYYKDNVLLEQPSVKDNKKTVKALLDAAGVTLTKFARFEVGQA; from the coding sequence ATGGCGAACTACACCGCCGCTGACGTGAAGCGCCTGCGCGAGATGACCGGCGCCGGCATGATGGACTGCAAGAAGGCCCTCGAGGAGAACGGCGGCGACTTCGACAAGGCCGTCGAGTTCCTCCGCATCAAGGGTGCCAAGGACGTCGGCAAGCGCGCCGAGCGCGCCACCGCCGAGGGCCTCGTCACCGGCGAGGGCGGCGTCCTCATCGAGCTCGACTCCGAGACCGACTTCGTCGCGAAGAACGCCGACTTCCAGGCGCTCGCCGCGAAGATCGTCGAGGTCGCGAAGACCGTCAAGACCTCCGACGTCGAGGCGCTGAAGGGTGCCGAGCTCGACGGCAAGACCGTCAACGAGGTCGTGCAGGAGCTCTCGGCCCGCATCGGCGAGAAGCTCGAGCTGCGCCGCGTCGTGGCCTTCGAGGGCCAGACCGCGACCTACCTGCACCGCCGCGGCTCCGACCTGCCGCCGGCCGTCGGCGTGCTCGTCGAGTTCACCGGTGACGACGCCGAGGCCGCCCGTGGTGCCGCCATGCAGGTCGCCGCGCTGCGCGCGAAGTACCTGACCCGCGACGAGGTGCCGGCCGAGATCGTCGAGAACGAGCGCCGCATCGCCGAGCAGACCGCCCGCGAGGAAGGCAAGCCGGAGCAGGCCATGCCGAAGATCATCGAGGGCAAGGTCAACGCTTACTACAAGGACAACGTCCTGCTCGAGCAGCCGTCGGTCAAGGACAACAAGAAGACCGTCAAGGCCCTGCTCGACGCGGCCGGCGTGACGCTGACCAAGTTCGCGCGCTTCGAGGTCGGCCAGGCCTGA
- a CDS encoding FecCD family ABC transporter permease — protein sequence MRTRSLPLTAGLLLTDQTTFDQYRFWQVGSLTGRDAVTITQAVPFVVAGVLLALVAARQLNALALGEDVARSLGQNVPVARLVCALAVVVLCGSATAIAGPIAFVGLTVPHAARLITGPDHRWLLPYSALLAPLLLLVSDVVGRVVARPAEVQVGIVTALVGAPVFVFLVRRRKVVAV from the coding sequence GTGCGGACCCGCTCGCTCCCGCTGACGGCCGGGCTGCTGCTCACCGACCAGACGACGTTCGACCAGTACCGGTTCTGGCAGGTCGGCTCGCTGACCGGCCGCGACGCCGTGACGATCACCCAGGCCGTGCCGTTCGTCGTGGCGGGCGTGCTCCTCGCGCTGGTGGCCGCGCGCCAGCTCAACGCGCTCGCGCTCGGCGAAGACGTGGCCCGCTCGCTCGGCCAGAACGTGCCGGTGGCGCGGCTGGTGTGCGCGCTCGCTGTCGTCGTGCTTTGCGGTTCGGCCACGGCGATCGCCGGGCCGATCGCCTTCGTCGGGCTGACCGTCCCGCACGCCGCCCGCTTGATCACCGGGCCCGACCACCGGTGGCTGCTCCCGTACTCGGCCTTGCTCGCGCCGCTGCTCCTGCTGGTCTCCGACGTCGTCGGCCGCGTGGTCGCGCGCCCGGCCGAGGTGCAGGTCGGGATCGTCACCGCGCTCGTCGGCGCACCGGTGTTCGTCTTCCTGGTGCGCCGCCGGAAGGTCGTGGCGGTGTGA
- a CDS encoding ABC transporter substrate-binding protein yields the protein MTHALGKTKLDKKPTRVVVLDSGELDDVLALGVTPVGMATTAGQSGVPSYLADRVKGIPAVGDINNLDLERIAALTPDLIVGSKLRARSCRKIAPTVFGIRPGFPWKENLLLVGASLGDETKAVGLLNDYQKRANEVKAAVKGAPKISLLRFLSGNIRLYGNLSFIGVILEDVGLARPAHQNIDELAAQISKERIDEADADWIFYSSYGAGPSADEKAVTSSGLWAGLGAVKAQHAIPVADEVWFLGLGPIGAMKVLDDLKKYLG from the coding sequence GTGACCCACGCGCTCGGCAAGACCAAGCTCGACAAGAAGCCCACGCGGGTCGTCGTGCTCGACAGCGGCGAGCTCGACGACGTCCTCGCGCTCGGCGTCACCCCGGTCGGCATGGCGACCACGGCCGGGCAGAGCGGCGTGCCGTCCTACCTCGCCGACCGCGTCAAGGGCATCCCGGCGGTCGGGGACATCAACAACCTCGACCTCGAGCGGATCGCGGCGCTGACGCCGGATCTGATCGTCGGCAGCAAGCTGCGCGCCCGCAGCTGTCGGAAGATCGCGCCGACGGTGTTCGGCATCCGGCCCGGGTTCCCGTGGAAGGAGAACCTGCTGCTGGTCGGGGCTTCGCTCGGTGACGAGACGAAGGCGGTCGGGCTGCTGAACGACTACCAGAAGCGGGCGAACGAGGTGAAGGCCGCGGTCAAGGGCGCGCCGAAGATCTCGCTGCTGCGGTTCCTGTCCGGCAACATCCGCCTCTACGGCAACCTCTCCTTCATCGGCGTCATCCTCGAGGACGTCGGGCTCGCGCGGCCGGCGCACCAGAACATCGACGAACTCGCCGCCCAGATCTCCAAGGAGCGCATCGACGAGGCCGACGCCGACTGGATCTTCTACTCCAGCTACGGCGCCGGCCCGAGCGCGGACGAGAAGGCCGTCACGAGCAGCGGGCTGTGGGCCGGCCTCGGCGCGGTCAAGGCGCAGCACGCGATCCCGGTGGCCGACGAGGTGTGGTTCCTCGGTCTCGGCCCGATCGGGGCGATGAAGGTCCTCGACGACCTGAAGAAGTACCTCGGCTGA
- a CDS encoding transketolase-like TK C-terminal-containing protein: MTHAPVTAPALTAIEQRVLWLATAIVHQANRVRPNPSGLKVGGHQASCASLVSIMTSLWFRHLRPEDRVSVKPHASPVLHAINYLLGELDEAYLPTLREFGGLQSYPSRAKDPDPVDYSTGSVGIGATAPIWGALARRYLTTRGSSAGTGRQYSLVGDAELDEGAIWEAILDPAVAELGEIVWIVDLNRQSLDRVVPNIAAGRLQGMFDAAGWQVLALKYGRLLEELFTRPGGAELRARIDGMPNPEYQRLLRCDAAQLRDRLPAGNPALSALVASLDDETLLAAIRNLGGHDLGSLDEVFASVADDRPTVIFCYTVKGRGLPTQGHPQNHSSLLTVAQMEELASALGTDLASPWERFADGSPEGALCAEVASRLRRPDVPSVPSLELPVDIGRTPSGTATTQAALGRVLLDLTREAPEAAKRVVTVSPDVSSTTNLGGWVNKVGVWSATERRDWFEDDPETIMHWREKPTGQHVELGIAETNLVGLLGELGATWSRWGEPLLPIGVMYDPFVERALEPWSFGIYAGGQSILIGTPSGVTLAPEGGAHQSITTPSIGIEQPGCVSYEPAFAIDTEWTLLAALGRLGKPGGTSSYFRLSTRPVDQTLAAVPTDPAARERRRRQVVAGAYLLRRAASPAVTLAAMGALVPDTLAAAERLAQVGVEADVVCVTSPGLLFEALQARSGRGSAESWILDRVFPASRAKPLVTVLDGHPHTLAFLAGINRVPSVALGVTGFGQSGSLEDVYRYHGIDTDAIIRAALDAVS; this comes from the coding sequence ATGACCCATGCCCCCGTGACCGCCCCGGCGCTCACCGCGATCGAGCAGCGGGTGCTGTGGCTCGCCACCGCGATCGTGCACCAGGCCAACCGGGTCCGCCCGAATCCGTCCGGGCTCAAGGTCGGCGGCCACCAGGCGTCGTGCGCGTCGCTGGTCTCGATCATGACGTCGCTGTGGTTCCGGCACCTGCGTCCCGAAGACCGCGTCTCGGTGAAGCCGCACGCGTCGCCGGTGCTCCACGCGATCAATTACCTCCTCGGCGAGCTCGACGAGGCCTACCTGCCGACGCTGCGCGAGTTCGGCGGCCTGCAGAGCTACCCGAGCCGCGCCAAGGACCCCGACCCGGTGGACTACTCGACCGGCTCGGTCGGCATCGGCGCGACCGCCCCGATCTGGGGCGCGCTGGCCCGCCGCTACCTGACGACCCGGGGCTCGTCGGCGGGCACCGGCCGCCAGTACTCGCTGGTCGGCGACGCCGAGCTCGACGAAGGCGCGATCTGGGAGGCCATCCTCGACCCGGCGGTCGCCGAACTGGGCGAGATCGTCTGGATCGTCGACCTCAACCGCCAGTCCCTCGACCGGGTCGTCCCGAACATCGCGGCCGGGCGGCTGCAGGGCATGTTCGACGCCGCCGGCTGGCAGGTCCTGGCGCTGAAGTACGGGCGGCTGCTGGAGGAGCTGTTCACCCGGCCCGGCGGCGCCGAGCTGCGCGCCCGCATCGACGGGATGCCGAACCCCGAGTACCAGCGGCTGCTGCGCTGCGACGCCGCGCAGCTGCGCGACCGGCTGCCCGCGGGCAATCCGGCTCTCTCCGCGCTGGTCGCGTCGCTCGACGACGAGACGCTGCTGGCCGCCATCCGCAACCTCGGCGGGCACGACCTCGGCTCGCTCGACGAGGTCTTCGCGTCCGTTGCGGACGATCGGCCGACGGTGATCTTCTGCTACACCGTCAAGGGACGCGGTCTTCCCACGCAGGGGCACCCGCAGAACCACTCCTCGCTGCTGACCGTGGCGCAGATGGAAGAGCTGGCGTCGGCTCTGGGCACGGACCTCGCTTCGCCGTGGGAGCGCTTCGCTGACGGGTCGCCCGAAGGCGCGTTGTGCGCTGAGGTCGCTTCGCGCCTTCGCCGTCCGGACGTTCCTTCGGTGCCTTCGCTGGAACTGCCCGTCGACATCGGACGTACGCCGTCAGGCACCGCGACGACGCAGGCCGCGCTGGGCCGCGTGCTGCTCGACCTGACGCGCGAAGCGCCCGAAGCGGCGAAGCGCGTGGTGACGGTCAGCCCCGACGTCAGCTCGACGACCAACCTCGGCGGCTGGGTCAACAAGGTCGGCGTCTGGTCGGCCACCGAGCGCCGCGACTGGTTCGAGGACGACCCCGAGACGATCATGCACTGGCGGGAGAAGCCGACCGGCCAGCACGTCGAGCTGGGCATCGCCGAGACGAACCTGGTGGGCCTGCTGGGCGAGCTCGGCGCGACCTGGAGCCGGTGGGGCGAGCCGCTGCTGCCCATCGGCGTCATGTACGACCCGTTCGTCGAGCGCGCGCTCGAGCCGTGGTCGTTCGGCATCTACGCGGGTGGGCAGTCGATCCTGATCGGGACGCCGTCGGGGGTCACGCTCGCGCCGGAAGGCGGCGCGCACCAGTCGATCACCACGCCGTCGATCGGGATCGAGCAGCCCGGCTGCGTCAGCTACGAACCGGCGTTCGCGATCGACACCGAGTGGACCCTGCTGGCCGCGCTCGGCCGGCTCGGCAAGCCGGGCGGCACGTCGTCGTACTTCCGGCTCTCGACGCGTCCGGTCGACCAGACGCTCGCCGCGGTGCCCACCGACCCGGCCGCCCGCGAACGCCGTCGCCGGCAGGTCGTGGCGGGCGCGTACCTGCTGCGGCGTGCGGCTTCACCGGCGGTCACGCTGGCGGCGATGGGCGCGCTGGTGCCGGACACCCTGGCGGCGGCCGAGCGGCTGGCCCAGGTCGGCGTCGAGGCCGACGTCGTGTGCGTGACCAGTCCGGGCCTGCTGTTCGAGGCGCTCCAGGCCCGGTCCGGCCGGGGGAGCGCCGAGTCGTGGATCCTCGACCGGGTGTTCCCGGCTTCGCGGGCGAAGCCGCTGGTCACCGTGCTCGACGGCCACCCGCACACGCTGGCGTTCCTGGCCGGGATCAACCGGGTGCCGTCGGTCGCTCTCGGCGTCACGGGTTTCGGGCAGTCGGGGTCGCTCGAGGACGTCTACCGCTACCACGGCATCGACACGGACGCGATCATCCGGGCCGCGCTCGACGCCGTCAGCTGA
- the frr gene encoding ribosome recycling factor produces MIDETLLDAEEKMEKAVSVAKDELQSVRTGRASSAMFSRIVVEYYGSPTPLNQLASVNVPEARMALIKPYDQSQLNAIEKAIRESDLGVNPSNDGQVIRIVIPQLTEERRKEMVKVAKGKGEDARVSIRSIRRKAKDELDRIAKDGEAGEDDVARAEKELQNLTDTYVHKVDELVKHKEAELLEV; encoded by the coding sequence GTGATCGACGAGACCCTCCTCGATGCCGAGGAGAAGATGGAAAAAGCGGTGTCCGTCGCCAAGGACGAGCTGCAGTCGGTTCGCACCGGCCGGGCTTCGTCGGCGATGTTCTCGCGGATCGTCGTCGAGTACTACGGCTCGCCGACCCCGCTGAACCAGCTGGCCAGCGTGAACGTGCCGGAAGCCCGGATGGCGCTCATCAAGCCGTACGACCAGTCGCAGCTCAACGCGATCGAGAAGGCGATCCGGGAGTCGGACCTCGGGGTCAACCCGAGCAACGACGGCCAGGTCATCCGCATCGTCATCCCGCAGCTCACCGAGGAGCGGCGCAAGGAGATGGTGAAGGTCGCCAAGGGCAAGGGCGAGGACGCCCGCGTCTCGATCCGCAGCATCCGCCGCAAGGCCAAGGACGAGCTCGACCGCATCGCCAAGGACGGCGAAGCCGGTGAGGACGACGTCGCGCGCGCGGAGAAGGAACTGCAGAACCTGACCGACACCTACGTGCACAAGGTCGACGAGCTGGTCAAGCACAAGGAAGCCGAGCTGCTCGAGGTCTGA
- a CDS encoding phosphatidate cytidylyltransferase encodes MAAGEASSTNGVAAGAGAETDAGQTSSAKRTGAGAAAETSAADGAAAEPAAEAEKASKASKAGRNLPAAIGVALLLGAAIIVSLLTVRYLFIGIIAIAIAVGTFEFAGVLRRVADVRVAMIPVLVGGQAMIWLAWPFGREGALTAFVLTVLACLLWRLPGGAKGYLRDISASTFAAAYLPLFGAFAAMLVPPSNGVGRVLTFLIGVVASDTGGYIAGVLGGKHPMAPTISPKKTWEGFAGSVIGGVVAGALTLSLLLDGHVWQGVIFGVAIVLTATLGDLVESLIKRDLGVKDMGTLLPGHGGIMDRLDSLLPSAVVSWLLLSAFVPV; translated from the coding sequence ATCGCCGCAGGCGAAGCTTCCTCGACCAACGGAGTGGCGGCCGGTGCGGGGGCGGAAACCGACGCGGGCCAAACTTCCTCAGCCAAGCGCACGGGAGCTGGTGCGGCGGCGGAGACCTCCGCGGCCGATGGCGCGGCCGCGGAACCGGCGGCGGAGGCCGAAAAAGCCTCCAAGGCCTCCAAGGCCGGCCGGAACCTGCCCGCGGCCATCGGGGTTGCGCTGCTGCTCGGCGCCGCGATCATCGTTTCCCTGCTCACCGTTCGCTACCTGTTCATCGGGATCATCGCGATCGCGATCGCGGTCGGCACCTTCGAATTCGCCGGGGTGCTGCGCCGGGTCGCCGACGTCCGGGTCGCGATGATCCCGGTGCTCGTCGGCGGGCAGGCGATGATCTGGCTCGCCTGGCCGTTCGGCCGGGAGGGCGCGCTCACCGCGTTCGTCCTCACCGTGCTCGCCTGCCTGCTGTGGCGGCTGCCCGGCGGGGCGAAGGGCTACCTGCGCGATATCAGCGCATCCACCTTCGCCGCCGCGTACCTGCCGCTCTTCGGCGCGTTCGCGGCGATGCTCGTGCCGCCGTCGAACGGCGTCGGGCGGGTCCTCACCTTCCTGATCGGCGTCGTCGCCTCGGACACCGGTGGCTATATCGCCGGCGTGCTCGGCGGCAAGCACCCGATGGCGCCCACCATCAGCCCGAAGAAGACCTGGGAAGGCTTCGCGGGTTCGGTGATCGGCGGCGTCGTGGCCGGAGCGCTGACGCTCAGCCTGCTGCTCGACGGCCACGTCTGGCAGGGCGTGATCTTCGGCGTCGCCATCGTGCTGACCGCGACCCTGGGCGACCTCGTCGAGTCGCTGATCAAGCGCGACCTCGGCGTCAAGGACATGGGCACGCTGCTGCCCGGGCACGGCGGGATCATGGACCGCCTCGACTCGCTGCTGCCGTCGGCCGTCGTGTCCTGGCTGCTGCTTTCGGCGTTCGTGCCGGTCTAG
- the pyrH gene encoding UMP kinase: MGDRVEGGYRRVLLKLGGEMFGGGSIGVDPDVVHSVAQQIADVARTGVQVAVVIGGGNYFRGAELSQRGMDRDRADYMAMLGTVMNCLALQDFLEKEGLPTRVQTAITMGQVAEPYIPRRAERHLEKGRVVIFGAGVGMPYFSTDTAAAQRALELGCEAVLMAKAVDGVYTADPKADPTAEMFREITHREVLERDLKVADATAFSLCMDNNMPIIVFNLLTEGNIARAVSGERIGTLVSTPTAGVPA; encoded by the coding sequence ATGGGTGACCGGGTCGAAGGTGGCTACCGGCGGGTGCTGCTGAAACTGGGCGGCGAGATGTTCGGCGGTGGTTCGATCGGCGTCGATCCGGACGTCGTCCACTCGGTCGCGCAGCAGATCGCCGACGTCGCCCGCACCGGTGTCCAGGTCGCGGTGGTGATCGGCGGCGGCAACTACTTCCGGGGCGCGGAGCTGTCGCAGCGCGGTATGGACCGCGACCGCGCCGACTACATGGCGATGCTGGGCACCGTGATGAACTGCCTGGCGCTGCAGGACTTCCTGGAGAAGGAGGGCCTGCCCACCCGCGTGCAGACCGCCATCACGATGGGCCAGGTCGCCGAGCCCTACATCCCGCGCCGCGCCGAGCGGCACCTGGAGAAGGGCCGCGTCGTGATCTTCGGCGCCGGGGTCGGCATGCCGTACTTCTCCACCGACACCGCGGCCGCGCAGCGGGCGCTCGAGCTGGGCTGCGAAGCCGTGCTGATGGCGAAGGCCGTCGACGGCGTCTACACCGCGGACCCGAAGGCCGACCCCACCGCCGAGATGTTCCGCGAGATCACCCACCGCGAGGTGCTGGAGCGGGACCTCAAGGTCGCCGACGCGACGGCGTTCAGCCTCTGCATGGACAACAACATGCCGATCATCGTGTTCAACCTGCTCACCGAGGGGAACATCGCCCGCGCGGTGAGTGGTGAAAGAATCGGCACGTTGGTCAGCACCCCCACTGCCGGGGTGCCGGCCTAG
- a CDS encoding PadR family transcriptional regulator → MRRHQHPFAHERGRAPFGPFGGFGEFPPGFGPGGRGRGHGPGRRGHGGRRSRRGDVRAAILALLAEQPRHGYEIIREIGERSGGFWRPSPGSVYPTLQLLADEGLVISKDEHGKKLFELTDAGRAAAEQQDSTPPWEQIAQDVDPTEVGLAKAGKNLAAAVVQIMRAGTESQQARAAEVLNDARRSLYGILGEDDEESASGEEAAE, encoded by the coding sequence ATGCGTAGGCACCAACACCCCTTCGCCCACGAACGTGGGCGCGCACCTTTCGGGCCCTTCGGTGGTTTCGGCGAGTTCCCCCCGGGCTTCGGCCCCGGTGGACGCGGTCGCGGCCACGGTCCGGGCCGGCGGGGTCACGGCGGACGGCGCAGCCGCCGCGGTGACGTCCGCGCCGCGATCCTGGCGCTGCTCGCCGAGCAGCCCCGGCACGGCTACGAGATCATCCGCGAGATCGGCGAGCGCTCCGGCGGCTTCTGGCGGCCCAGCCCCGGCTCGGTCTACCCGACGCTGCAGCTGCTGGCCGACGAAGGCCTGGTGATCAGCAAGGACGAGCACGGCAAGAAGCTGTTCGAGCTGACCGACGCCGGCCGCGCCGCCGCGGAGCAGCAGGACAGCACCCCGCCGTGGGAGCAGATCGCGCAGGACGTCGACCCGACCGAGGTCGGGCTGGCGAAGGCGGGCAAGAACCTGGCCGCCGCCGTCGTGCAGATCATGCGCGCGGGCACCGAGAGCCAGCAGGCCCGCGCGGCCGAGGTCCTCAACGACGCCCGGCGCTCGCTCTACGGCATCCTCGGCGAAGACGACGAGGAATCCGCTTCCGGTGAAGAAGCAGCCGAGTGA
- a CDS encoding class I SAM-dependent methyltransferase produces MRWSSRRAEVVPSPNIWYYQADYELENHAQDSGGEIWRVLREEHDWTGRDVLDVGCGDGFHLPCFARDARSVLGVEPHEPLVRSALKRVEGLSNVDVRMGRAQRLPVRSASVDVVHARTAYFFGPGCEPGLAEAERVLRPGGALLIVDLDVTSEPYGRWMRADLPHYDPGAVERFFARAGFGCRRVTTEWRFATAADLEAVLKIEFSRPVAEQAIAESLQRNGNRPQDLTLPVGYRVHTRVKPTGLVLPGHSAASSPEADSSSSSPRMP; encoded by the coding sequence GTGCGGTGGTCGTCGCGGCGCGCGGAGGTCGTGCCGAGCCCCAACATCTGGTACTACCAGGCCGATTACGAGCTGGAGAACCACGCGCAGGACAGCGGCGGCGAGATCTGGCGGGTGCTGCGGGAGGAGCACGACTGGACCGGCCGGGACGTGCTGGACGTCGGCTGCGGTGACGGGTTTCACTTGCCGTGCTTCGCTCGTGACGCGCGATCGGTGCTCGGAGTGGAGCCTCACGAGCCGTTGGTGCGAAGCGCGCTGAAGCGCGTCGAGGGACTGTCGAACGTGGACGTCCGGATGGGCCGGGCCCAGCGGCTGCCGGTCCGCAGCGCGAGCGTCGACGTCGTGCACGCGCGAACGGCGTACTTCTTCGGGCCCGGGTGCGAGCCCGGACTGGCGGAGGCCGAGCGGGTGCTGCGGCCGGGTGGCGCGCTGCTGATCGTCGACTTGGACGTCACCAGCGAGCCCTACGGCCGCTGGATGCGCGCCGACCTACCGCACTACGACCCGGGCGCCGTGGAACGGTTCTTCGCCCGGGCCGGGTTCGGCTGCCGCCGCGTCACGACCGAATGGCGGTTTGCCACCGCCGCGGACCTCGAAGCCGTGCTGAAGATCGAGTTCAGCCGGCCGGTCGCCGAACAGGCGATCGCGGAGTCCTTGCAGCGTAACGGGAATCGCCCGCAGGACCTGACGCTGCCGGTGGGCTACCGCGTCCACACGCGGGTCAAGCCCACCGGCCTCGTCCTGCCAGGTCACTCGGCTGCTTCTTCACCGGAAGCGGATTCCTCGTCGTCTTCGCCGAGGATGCCGTAG
- a CDS encoding ABC transporter ATP-binding protein: protein MTLHTENLELGYGPLRVVKDLSVRIPPGKVTMIVGTNACGKSTLLRGLARLLTPTKGAVYLDGKGITTWRSKDVATVLCLLPQSPAAPEGITVADLVGRGRYPHQGVFRRWSAEDDEAVAKAMLATGTVEPAARPVDELSGAPADILTAELVADVFGLPCRVIEDPVSATPLVVPIGRRRADPREEGTPAAS from the coding sequence GTGACACTGCACACCGAGAACCTCGAACTCGGCTACGGGCCGCTACGCGTGGTCAAGGACCTCTCCGTCCGGATCCCGCCCGGCAAGGTCACCATGATCGTCGGCACCAACGCCTGCGGGAAGTCGACGCTCCTGCGCGGCCTCGCGCGGCTGCTGACTCCCACGAAAGGTGCGGTCTACCTCGACGGCAAGGGCATCACGACGTGGCGCAGCAAGGACGTGGCCACGGTGCTCTGCCTGCTGCCGCAGTCGCCGGCCGCGCCCGAGGGCATCACCGTCGCCGACCTCGTCGGCCGCGGCCGCTACCCGCACCAGGGCGTCTTCCGCCGCTGGAGCGCCGAAGACGACGAAGCGGTGGCGAAGGCGATGCTCGCGACCGGCACCGTCGAGCCGGCCGCCCGCCCGGTCGACGAGCTGTCCGGCGCGCCCGCCGACATCCTCACCGCCGAGCTCGTCGCCGACGTCTTCGGCCTGCCCTGCCGGGTCATCGAGGACCCGGTCTCCGCCACGCCCCTGGTCGTCCCGATCGGCCGGCGACGGGCCGACCCCCGAGAAGAAGGAACCCCCGCTGCGTCCTAA
- a CDS encoding iron chelate uptake ABC transporter family permease subunit, which produces MPAALLRSRALAGLQLGDDTAAGLGLSVERSRLALLLVAVALAAFATAAAGPVAFVAFVANPITTRLVGGARPGLLPAALTGALVVLLGDFVAQHLLGEQLPVGVVTGAVGAPYLRWLLATANRAGRV; this is translated from the coding sequence CTGCCCGCGGCGCTGCTCCGGAGCCGGGCACTCGCCGGCCTGCAGCTCGGCGACGACACCGCGGCGGGGCTCGGCCTCAGCGTCGAACGCAGCCGCCTGGCCTTGCTGCTGGTCGCCGTGGCGCTCGCCGCCTTCGCGACCGCCGCCGCCGGGCCGGTCGCGTTCGTCGCCTTCGTGGCCAACCCGATCACGACGCGGCTCGTCGGCGGCGCTCGCCCGGGACTGCTTCCCGCGGCGCTGACCGGCGCGCTCGTCGTGCTGCTGGGTGACTTCGTGGCCCAGCACCTGCTCGGCGAACAGCTGCCGGTCGGGGTTGTCACCGGCGCCGTCGGCGCCCCGTACCTGCGGTGGCTACTGGCCACGGCCAACCGCGCCGGGCGAGTGTGA